One window of Scheffersomyces stipitis CBS 6054 chromosome 1, whole genome shotgun sequence genomic DNA carries:
- a CDS encoding predicted protein — MTPYSESGKLSEKYSPTKRIASTSVKLDSTSISLAPQRVLLQRETSPSNELKKVLDRPRSRGLSPVRRSGSPVRRNQISQLEHETARKRQLQLETQNQAKKPRVTFKDEVEIKELETVDSKSEEPSTIEETVYKLKLDVSEIRNDMAKVMDKITAMDSKVDKLLQLLEPHH, encoded by the coding sequence ATGACTCCGTATTCAGAGAGTGGAAAACTCAGTGAAAAGTACTCCCCAACAAAAAGGATAGCGTCTACTTCAGTCAAACTCGATTCCACGTCTATATCCTTAGCTCCTCAAAGAGTACTACTACAACGGGAAACCAGTCCTAGCAATGAGTTAAAAAAGGTACTCGACAGACCAAGGTCTAGAGGTCTTTCCCCTGTACGGAGAAGTGGTTCACCAGTGCGAAGAAACCAGATCTCTCAATTGGAACACGAAACGGCCAGAAAAAGACAATTACAACTAGAAACGCAGAACCAGGCCAAGAAGCCTAGAGTCACATTtaaagatgaagtagaaatcAAAGAGCTAGAAACAGTAGATTCAAAACTGGAAGAACCATCAACTATCGAAGAGACAGTatacaaattgaaattggaTGTTTCAGAAATTCGAAATGATATGGCCAAAGTCATGGATAAAATCACTGCTATGGACTCAAAGGTAGACAAGTTACTACAATTGCTAGAACCACACCACTAG
- the MCM4 gene encoding DNA replication licensing factor, MCM4 component (DNA replication licensing factor, MCM4 component essential for initiation of DNA replication (CDC54)) codes for MSSPPTNPSGTGSNRNESQSQSQTHQPAVPSSPLFFGSSNPASEASIIQSQSQSQRNVSSPFHYTSDASSSQRRTDALTSDVDRVRRTHRSDLNDASPRRRTIVADLGSSNVPTTPADGGSDNAYEPQRVIWGTNVSIQDISNTFREFLLTFRFRERKIHEGLEVLPEDNELYYVNHLNNMRELGVTNLNLDAKNLEACKLTQRLYRQLINYPQEVVPTMDHTIKDCMIQVTNDYNQTAEEPSNLDVIETNVYTVRPYNINMVERGMRDLNPNDIDKLVSVKGLTLRSSAIIPDMKVAFFKCNACGHTVAVEIDRGVISEPTKCPREVCGQTNSMMLIHNRSSFADKQVIKLQETPDLVPDGQTPHSINLCVYDELVDCCRAGDRVEVCGIFRSLPVRANSRQRALKNLYKTYLDVLHVKKIDKKRLGADISTLQNEITDKEQEVEQVRKISEEEIAKITEISQRDDLYEVLARSMAPSIYEMDDVKKGVLLQLFGGTNKTFKKGGRYRGDVNILLCGDPSTSKSQLLQYVHKIAPRGVYTSGKGSSAVGLTAYITRDIDTKQLVLESGALVLSDGGVCCIDEFDKMSDSTRSVLHEVMEQQTISIAKAGIITTLNARTSILASANPINSRYDPNLPVTANIDLPPPLLSRFDLVYLILDKVDEKIDRQLARHLTDMYLEDAPETVTSNVVLSVETLTSYIQYAKENFNPVMTTEGKNELVRAYVEMRKLGEDARSSEKRITATTRQLESMIRLSEAHAKMRLSNYVELIDVKEAVRLIKSAIKDYATDPITGKIDMDMVQTGTTSAQRRVQEDLSSEILNILDESNNLIRFNDLAVKLNERSSIRVENSDINEGIKRLSQEGKIVEVGDSHRRTIRKISLL; via the coding sequence ATGTCTTCTCCACCTACAAATCCTTCTGGCACTGGCTCAAACAGAAACGAGTCACAGTCGCAATCCCAGACCCACCAACCTGCGGTGCCCTCGTCTCCGTTGTTCTTTGGCTCGTCCAATCCAGCCTCTGAGGCCAGCATAATACAATCGCAATCCCAATCGCAAAGAAACGtttcttctccttttcACTATACATCAGATGCCTCTTCGTCACAAAGAAGAACCGATGCATTGACCAGTGATGTTGACCGAGTCAGGAGAACCCACAGAAGTGACCTCAACGACGCGTCacccagaagaagaaccattGTCGCTGACTTGGGATCTTCCAACGTGCCAACCACCCCTGCTGACGGCGGTTCAGATAATGCCTATGAGCCTCAAAGAGTCATCTGGGGTACCAACGTCTCCATCCAAGACATCTCCAACACTTTCAGAGAATTCTTGTTGACGTTTAGATTTAGAGAGCGTAAAATCCATGAGGGCCTAGAAGTGCTACCAGAAGACAATGAGCTCTACTACGTCAACCATTTGAACAACATGAGAGAGCTTGGTGTCACTAACTTGAACCTCGATGCTAAAAACTTGGAGGCGTGCAAATTGACACAGAGGTTATACCGCCAGTTGATCAACTACCCTCAGGAAGTTGTTCCCACTATGGATCACACCATTAAGGATTGTATGATCCAAGTCACAAATGATTACAACCAAACAGCTGAAGAGCCAAGCAACCTCGATGTCATTGAAACCAACGTCTACACTGTTCGCCCCTACAACATCAACATGGTGGAAAGAGGTATGAGAGACTTAAATCCCAACGATATCGACAAGTTGGTCAGTGTCAAAGGTTTGACATTGCGTTCGTCAGCTATTATTCCTGATATGAAGGtagccttcttcaagtgtAATGCCTGTGGCCACACTGTGGCTGTAGAAATAGACCGTGGGGTCATCTCGGAACCAACAAAGTGTCCCAGAGAAGTCTGTGGCCAGACCAACTCAATGATGCTCATCCACAATCGTTCTTCATTTGCAGACAAACAAGTCATCAAGTTACAGGAGACTCCTGATTTAGTTCCTGACGGACAAACACCACattccatcaacttgtgCGTCTACGATGAATTGGTCGATTGCTGTCGTGCTGGTGATCGTGTAGAGGTCTGTGGTATCTTCAGATCGTTGCCAGTAAGAGCCAACTCCAGACAAAGagccttgaagaatctcTACAAAACCTATTTAGATGTACTTCATGTCAAGAAAATCgacaagaagagattgggTGCCGATATCTCTACTTTGCAAAACGAAATAACTgacaaagaacaagaagtcgAGCAAGTGAGGAAAATTTCTGAGGAAGAGATAGCCAAAATCACAGAAATATCTCAGAGAGATGATTTGTACGAAGTGTTGGCCAGATCAATGGCTCCCTCTATCTACGAAATGGACGATGTCAAGAAGGGGGTCTTGTTGCAGTTATTTGGGGGAACCAACAAGACATTCAAGAAAGGTGGAAGATATAGAGGGGATGTCAATATATTGTTGTGCGGAGATCCTTCCACTTCCAAGTCTCAATTGCTACAATACGTCCACAAGATTGCCCCTAGAGGTGTCTACACTTCTGGTAAAGgttcttctgctgttgGTTTGACTGCCTATATCACCAGAGATATCGACACCAAGCAATTGGTGTTAGAAAGTGGTGCTTTGGTTTTGTCCGATGGAGGTGTATGTTGTATTGATGAATTCGACAAAATGAGTGATTCCACCAGGTCAGTTTTGCACGAAGTTATGGAACAGCAGACGATTTCTATTGCCAAGGCCGGTATAATCACTACTTTGAATGCCAGAACCTCCATTCTTGCATCTGCCAATCCTATCAACTCCAGATATGATCCTAACTTGCCTGTTACTGCAAATATCGATTTACCTCCGCCATTGCTTTCAAGATTTGACTTGGTCTACTTGATTTTGGACAAGGTTGACGAGAAGATCGATAGACAGTTGGCCAGACATTTGACGGATATGTACTTGGAGGACGCACCAGAGACTGTGACAAGTAATGTTGTTCTTAGTGTGGAAACCTTGACTTCTTATATTCAATACGCAAAGGAAAACTTCAACCCAGTGATGACAACTGAAGGTAAGAACGAGTTGGTCAGAGCCTATGTTGAAATGAGAAAGCTTGGTGAAGACGCCAGATCGTCAGAAAAGAGAATCACAGCTACTACCAGACAACTAGAGTCCATGATCAGATTGTCAGAAGCCCATGCTAAAATGAGATTGTCAAATTATGTAGAATTAATCGATGTCAAGGAGGCCGTCAGATTGATCAAGTCGGCTATCAAAGACTACGCCACTGACCCAATCACCGGTAAGATCGACATGGATATGGTTCAAACCGGTACTACTTCGGCACaaagaagagttcaagaagacttgaGTAGtgaaatcttgaacattcttgatgaaagcaacaacttgatcagATTCAACGATCTTGCTGTAAAGCTTAATGAAAGATCTTCCATCAGAGTGGAGAACCTGGACATCAACGAAGGGATCAAGAGGTTGCTGCAGGAAGGtaagattgttgaagtagGCGACAGTCACAGAAGAACCATCAGAAAGATTTCCCTTTTGTAG
- a CDS encoding predicted protein, with translation MKEYDDKLSFHGLKSYNHGLFTDHPSTDTEMYRFTSRTLRRAHLTRANSTTTSGQTFVRKRPTVRDLMKTPVFKSIFLTLVFGTAVVDFMKNRKELETLVNAHNSKFVILEEIIERVSRNEHVDIARELRIANTLTRNNYNTVTDIELDEQLENFLKMTEESVEESVVQKEDPQVEHQEVEDSVVPVPRPIETKKFL, from the exons ATGAAAGAATATGACGACAAGCTTTCCTTTCATGGTTTAAAAAGTTATAACCATGGT CTATTTACAGATCACCCCCTGACCGATACTGAAATGTACAGATTCACTAGCAGAACATTGAGACGTGCTCACCTAACACGCGCAAACTCTACTACAACTTCGGGACAGACTTTTGTGAGAAAGAGACCGACAGTGAGAGATCTTATGAAGACTCCAGTGTTCAAGTCTATATTCCTAACTTTGGTATTTGGAACAGCAGTGGTAGACTTCATGAAAAACAGAAAGGAGTTGGAGACCCTTGTGAATGCAcacaattccaaatttgTCATTTTGGAGGAAATAATAGAGAGAGTTAGTCGTAATGAGCATGTGGATATAGCAAGGGAGTTGAGAATAGCCAATACCTTGACGAGAAACAACTACAATACCGTAACAGACATAGAATTGGATGAACAGTTggagaacttcttgaagatgacagaagaaagtgttgaagaatcagTAGTACAAAAGGAAGATcctcaagttgaacatcaagaagtGGAAGACTCTGTTGTTCCAGTACCTAGACCTATAgaaaccaagaagttcttgtaA
- a CDS encoding predicted protein, with product MKVPKVTSILLVVLVSLTMLNFILKYYTYFVLIVSSSKHSASEVNSIAQETGEVPHPHELFVPLLTFIPSRSPVFSRPWVLITSSFIEENFVGLTMSFMLFFYLGKYLENMWGSKELTKFVFANVIVANVTLYFYYVLKSFVISEQTMEVPPVVISAMAVNMGLFVAIKQRISNHYFIFFKGNLRVKVTFLPFILLVLCFLLSLISEEFYISFLLSFLGFVISWTYLRFFKAGTNDRQSYLLPFALNRKRSSKNKYKLHPTGPENLTVGSTSTNLQIDSSYIKGDRSEQFSLYTFFPAPLSFVVKMVSSVVFNTLVHYHFLNSKDFATIDVDDDDNLQMEDVNNLQTTLFDLSPLKGAENVSAIPHAGSSIKKVWDWFSSSKSQSTKPFSIKSSMDKRRKLALKELE from the exons ATGAAGGTGCCCAAAGTGACCAGTATCCTCCTTGTGGTGCTTGTGTCGCTCACGATGCTCAACTTCATTCTAAAGTACTACACCTACTTTGTCTTAATAGTTCTGTCTTCTAAGCATTCAGCTAGTGAAGTCAATTCCATAGCCCAGGAAACGGGTGAAGTACCTCATCCACACGAGCTCTTCGTGCCTTTGCTCACATTCATCCCATCTAGATCGCCGGTATTCCTGCGACCCTGGGTGCTTATCACTTCTTCCTTCATTGAGGAAAACTTTGTAGGACTCACCATGAGCTTCATGCTCTTCTTTTATCTTGGAaagtacttggaaaacATGTGGGGCTCGAAGGAATTGACCAAGTTTGTGTTTGCCAATGTGATTGTAGCCAATGTCACGTTGTACTTTTACTACGTTTTGAAGAGCTTTGTCATCAGTGAACAAACCATGGAAGTACCTCCTGTAGTCATCTCAGCAATGGCTGTCAACATGGGTCTCTTCGTTGCCATCAAGCAGAGAATATCCAACCActacttcatcttcttcaagggTAACTTGCGGGTAAAGGTCACGTTCTTGCCTTTTATCCTCTTGGTGTTGTGTTTCTTGCTTCTGCTAATATCCGAAGAGTTCTACATTTCGTTTCTCCTAAGCTTTCTTGGGTTTGTAATAAGCTGGACTTATTTGCGATTCTTCAAGGCCGGTACCAACGACCGCCAGTCGTATCTCCTCCCGTTTGCCTTGAACAGAAAGAGATCGTCTAAAAACAAGTACAAGCTCCATCCAACAGGTCCTGAGAATCTCACCGTCGGCTCCA CATCTacaaatcttcaaatcgATAGCTCTTACATCAAGGGTGATCGTTCTGAACAATTCTCACTATACACATTCTTCCCAGCACCTTTGTCGTTCGTGGTGAAGATGGTGTCTTCCGTAGTCTTCAACACTTTAGTACACTACCATTTCTTAAACTCTAAGGACTTTGCCACAATTGACGTagacgatgacgacaacTTACAAATGGAGGATGTCAACAACCTACAGACTACATTATTCGACTTGTCACCGCTCAAGGGAGCAGAAAACGTATCTGCTATTCCCCATGCTGGCTCCAGTATCAAGAAGGTATGGGACTGGTTTTCCAGCAGCAAATCACAGTCAACCAAGCCATTTAGCATTAAGTCCAGTATggacaaaagaagaaaattaGCATTGAAGGAGTTAGAATAG
- a CDS encoding predicted protein, translating to MDFPIGLDPYTARQHLLHHTFSPLISIQSSHNADAFFQNILHNEHISTSQVFKPYGNNAKYTIPNQSFKIINNQLITKNYPSFPVRFEPSLPELLSVFNASSTNSTNTSAGITSISESGLKSSQLSQLFSISSLELLLKHSSKDTAEKDLYLHFFNKIITSNRIVPFETFNHPISQVFVVEYERDSLDLLRRLIVDFRNFSFPKFFQIDDLLIHVFIIYDSNKVPNNEVISFQNQIKSTLSINSTAFPIAETKDTQDNFIKMSIIENSTIEEDLQRISLQQSSTTTPNYIHIPKSADAVIRTKLYEYINKYLIPHMQSKIRFWDDQMLQPKKSITGRFFSASRKFFNNNSSDSNLSNVTSLSSSSGLNSASFNYHENFYYKSTPEQTIRKLADWSLILKDFKYAYSTYDLIKKDYTNDKAWVYVASTQEMCIVSLLLAQTQQVNLNPIQPDKNTLRKIRHDIIEPYIDNLSYTFKSRLNLKSYSLKTLTIVVELLLCMCSTFSISWWWNDLIEKYLLKLVSEFDSHLIANNQRSQVIRAILYERLGYSFGKCNFLSDENRHLLHFDAASQFHSKQELSEEEELGEEGEIGFYKNPNKLHAPQNNGLDGLMRYRKSSLWYLLSIREWVPLKNYRQIEYLLNNIKLVYNIEDIKDVWHDREDILLGVVKRILDKHERNIVA from the coding sequence ATGGACTTCCCGATCGGCTTGGATCCGTACACGGCCAGACAGCATCTTCTCCACCATACGTTTTCTCCTCTCATTTCCATCCAGCTGTCTCACAACGCAGATGCCTTCTTCCAGAACATACTCCACAACGAACACATCCTGACGCTGCAGGTGTTCAAGCCCTACGGAAATAACGCCAAGTACACCATACCGAACCAGCTGTTCAAGATTATCAACAACCAGCTCATCACGAAAAACTATCCCAGCTTCCCCGTACGTTTTGAACCTCTGCTTCCTGAACTCTTGTCCGTTTTCAATGCCAGCTCAACCAATAGCACCAACACTTCGGCTGGCATCACTTCCATCAGCGAATCAGGGCTTAAGCTGTCTCAATTGAGCCAGTTGTTTAGCATCAGTTCTCTCGAGTTGCTCTTAAAGCACAGCAGTAAAGACACAGCAGAAAAAGACTTGTACTTGCactttttcaacaagatcatcaCTTCAAACCGTATTGTTCCATTTGAGACATTCAATCATCCCATTTCGCAGGTGTTTGTTGTAGAATACGAACGCGACTCGTTGGATTTGCTCCGTAGGCTAATTGTAGACTTCCGCAACTTCAGCTTTCCCAAGTTCTTCCAGATCGACGATTTGCTCATCCATGTTTTTATTATCTACGACTCCAATAAAGTCCCCAATAACGAGGTCATCTCattccagaaccagatcAAATCAACGTTAAGTATAAATTCCACTGCATTTCCTATTGCAGAAACGAAGGATACCCAGGATAACTTCATTAAGATGTCCATCATAGAGAACTCGACGATAGAAGAGGATCTCCAGAGAATATCCCTTCAACAGTCATCCACAACGACTCCCAACTATATCCATATTCCTAAATCAGCGGATGCCGTGATTAGAACAAAGTTGTATGAGTACATCAATAAATATCTCATTCCACACATGCAATCCAAGATCAGATTTTGGGACGATCAGATGCTTCAACCCAAAAAGTCTATTACAGGACGCTTCTTCTCAGCATCGAggaagttcttcaacaacaatagcAGCGACTCAAATCTATCTAACGTCACTTCATTATCCTCGTCTTCAGGTTTGAACTCAGCTTCTTTCAATTATCATGAGAATTTCTACTACAAGTCTACTCCTGAGCAAACGATTCGTAAACTTGCAGACTGGTCTCTCATTCTCAAAGATTTCAAGTACGCCTACTCCACCTAtgacttgatcaagaaggactACACTAACGACAAGGCATGGGTTTATGTAGCCAGTACCCAGGAAATGTGTATAGTGTCTTTACTACTTGCACAGACACAACAGGTGAACTTGAATCCGATTCAGCCAGACAAGAACACCCTCAGAAAGATCCGCCATGACATAATAGAGCCTTATATCGATAACTTGTCGTACACCTTCAAATCTCgtttgaacttgaagtcataCAGTCTCAAGACATTGACCATAGTTGTAGAGTTGTTGCTTTGCATGTGTTCCACCTTCAGCATCTCCTGGTGGTGGAACGACTTGATAGAGAAGTACCTATTGAAACTTGTTAGTGAGTTTGACTCTCATCTCATAGCTAATAATCAGAGATCACAGGTTATTCGTGCCATTCTCTACGAAAGACTTGGCTACAGTTTCGGAAAAtgcaacttcttgagtGACGAAAACAGGCATTTGTTGCATTTTGATGCGGCTAGTCAGTTTCATAGCAAGCAGGAACtcagtgaagaagaggaactTGGGGAAGAAGGTGAAATCGGTTTCTATAAGAATCCGAATAAGTTGCACGCCCCTCAGAACAATGGCTTGGATGGACTCATGAGATACAGAAAGTCATCGCTCTGGTATTTGTTGTCGATCAGGGAGTGGGTTCCGTTAAAGAACTACAGGCAAATCgaatatttgttgaataatATCAAATTGGTATACAATATTGAAGACATCAAGGATGTCTGGCACGATCGAGAGGATATTCTCTTGGGAGTAGTCAAAAGGATCCTTGACAAACACGAACGCAACATTGTAGCTTGA